From the Candidatus Omnitrophota bacterium genome, one window contains:
- a CDS encoding WD40 repeat domain-containing protein, with the protein MIVSHRTSLLLILLASMSIGFNLNASLGESFAVVLAETPTETPNEELTATQVLINPDVPAREPIAIMGMGVVNRAVYSPDRRFVAVASNEGAFLWNVENDQPELVYQLIHHTAKVNDVVFSRDGEELITVNADKTIKIWDAVTGLEKQILTGHQAEIICAALSPDGNWFLTGSLDKSVKLWDAESKDLICTFEGLPEGITSLAIAPEGNEFLTGGQGGSIQRWNVITRKQSGEYLTERKDYVHGLAYSPDGEQIAALIGNQVIYLLNRKTGATIYSEGYNYGSFYVMAPKRGSVVFSPDGRYLLNTDNSYVSLEKYGFFKGINGQIALRNSKTGELISRVICHPHFIYSASFSPDGRRIITGSYDTTCRIIDVESWQEIGRLGGHAQFFRTYAYYIDAFKPRIDFSSDGEKIISAAADNSVMVWDAQTGKKIKSFDRHGGTVYCAVFSHDGKYVATGGADYYLRIWNYLTGEETVAMWNGYRVFDCDFSQHDAWIVANKRLWDVKWGQLIQTYDVPETVNMSKISNSMQWILAGYPNGLQINDLYSGEKILNLGNGQWGNGQWINTLYDISRDDRFLVTSAYLSEADYDNSKTYISIWNSENGECLKTWTKQKNIRVTSISFSPDGDYIAIGNNGGSTSAWVEIWNWKSDRNSPVWSFLTLSQITEAIFSPDGKRLASIDDYGRIFVWYVGDILFEPTPQPGEPTRTQTPIPTQTPTLTPTVTPTLSPTPTVIPSRSLTWTEFSSDSAKGAGLGPGSTPYGPLALGLNGDGGPVVGWSELFDIPHTYFIQWDGKTWQDMGTSLKEEKHLYMYIRVNRITKDPKDNKVVMSASNGKSQLHKFDGRNWVVWDNSGRGENDGNCFFADLAFLPDHSPLILFNHTSYYPECIEKTNIRLRKFDGQYWPDFNPGSAFKSGIADCTGAADLPQLQVTRDWRVYALWEQVTADSRAIFLKMWNTAAWVGLDGSAEGLGLAEEMGCLSPRALALDGEGQPIVAYVDGGRIYCQRYDKARWRGWENPAAKRDQLSESNSSSAVIVNVSGDYPVVIWHDDDSGALYAKQFDGQRWQPAGKGAASGNGVDLGGQQDAILDADGKVIVVYANAQGNIYLRRYAEPIPTVQHKIIINTPTPTLTPIPGWFVLDGYGGIHGSNPDIRPPVLPYLAPFDIVRDIEPDPQGRGWYMLDGYGGIHTSSPDLPIPNNLPYFGFDIARNLEIRNTDEGYAFYLLDGYGCVHTSVERFDHSELPWFGYDIARDLEPAPDGNGWYILDGFGFVHPTSKYLAQIPLGAIWEQTPLLRGMAAFPGSRFVLIDAYGGRHTNPSLPVSDAANGLPQDFYFPNFDIIWDIEAIQGK; encoded by the coding sequence ATGATTGTCTCCCATAGAACAAGCTTATTATTGATTTTATTGGCGTCGATGAGTATCGGCTTCAACCTGAACGCATCGTTGGGAGAATCCTTCGCCGTTGTACTCGCGGAGACGCCTACCGAAACTCCAAACGAAGAGCTTACGGCTACGCAGGTACTTATCAATCCAGATGTTCCAGCGCGCGAACCCATCGCCATTATGGGGATGGGAGTGGTGAACCGAGCGGTTTATTCGCCTGATAGGCGATTCGTCGCCGTCGCCAGCAACGAGGGGGCTTTTCTCTGGAATGTGGAAAACGACCAGCCCGAACTCGTTTATCAACTCATCCATCATACGGCTAAAGTCAACGATGTCGTCTTTAGCCGCGACGGTGAAGAATTGATTACCGTCAACGCCGATAAAACCATCAAAATATGGGATGCGGTAACAGGACTCGAAAAGCAAATCCTGACCGGACATCAAGCGGAAATCATATGCGCCGCCCTCTCGCCGGATGGGAATTGGTTCCTGACCGGGAGCCTGGATAAAAGCGTGAAATTGTGGGATGCCGAGAGTAAGGATTTGATTTGTACGTTCGAGGGGCTTCCCGAAGGCATAACGAGTCTGGCCATTGCGCCGGAAGGCAACGAATTTCTAACCGGAGGCCAGGGAGGAAGCATCCAGCGCTGGAATGTTATTACCCGAAAACAAAGCGGGGAATACTTGACGGAAAGAAAGGATTATGTCCACGGTTTGGCTTATTCGCCGGATGGCGAACAAATCGCCGCTCTGATTGGGAATCAGGTGATCTATCTATTGAATCGAAAAACGGGAGCAACGATTTATTCGGAGGGTTATAATTACGGCAGTTTTTATGTTATGGCGCCCAAAAGAGGAAGCGTGGTCTTCTCTCCTGATGGACGTTATCTTTTGAATACGGATAATTCGTACGTATCGCTAGAAAAATATGGATTCTTTAAAGGAATTAATGGTCAAATAGCGTTAAGAAACAGCAAAACAGGCGAATTAATAAGTAGGGTGATTTGTCATCCTCATTTTATATACTCCGCTTCCTTTTCTCCTGACGGACGCCGCATCATTACGGGAAGCTACGATACGACATGCCGAATCATAGATGTGGAATCCTGGCAAGAAATTGGACGTCTTGGCGGACATGCGCAATTTTTCCGGACCTATGCCTATTATATAGACGCATTCAAGCCGCGAATCGATTTTTCATCGGATGGGGAAAAGATTATTTCAGCGGCCGCTGATAATTCTGTTATGGTTTGGGATGCGCAAACGGGTAAAAAGATAAAATCCTTCGATCGTCATGGCGGAACAGTTTACTGCGCTGTTTTTTCTCATGACGGAAAATATGTAGCGACGGGAGGCGCGGATTATTACTTGCGGATTTGGAATTATCTAACAGGCGAAGAAACAGTAGCGATGTGGAACGGCTATCGGGTATTTGATTGCGATTTTTCCCAACATGATGCCTGGATTGTCGCCAATAAGCGCCTTTGGGATGTGAAATGGGGGCAACTCATTCAGACATACGACGTTCCCGAAACTGTAAATATGTCAAAAATTTCGAATTCAATGCAATGGATTTTAGCAGGATATCCTAATGGATTACAAATCAATGATTTGTACTCTGGAGAAAAAATTCTTAATTTGGGAAATGGACAATGGGGAAATGGACAATGGATTAATACTCTTTACGATATCAGCCGTGACGACCGATTTCTCGTTACAAGCGCTTATCTGTCAGAAGCCGACTATGATAATTCAAAAACATACATATCAATTTGGAATTCGGAAAATGGCGAATGTTTAAAAACATGGACAAAACAAAAAAATATAAGAGTTACATCCATATCATTTTCGCCTGATGGGGATTACATTGCTATTGGCAATAATGGCGGAAGTACTTCGGCATGGGTGGAAATTTGGAATTGGAAATCCGATAGAAATTCCCCTGTTTGGAGTTTTTTGACATTATCCCAAATCACCGAAGCGATCTTTTCGCCGGATGGCAAACGATTGGCGAGTATCGATGATTATGGAAGAATATTTGTATGGTATGTTGGCGATATTCTTTTCGAACCCACTCCCCAACCGGGAGAACCTACACGCACTCAGACGCCGATTCCCACCCAAACGCCGACTCTAACTCCGACAGTCACTCCCACCTTGTCGCCCACGCCGACTGTTATACCCTCCCGTTCCCTGACTTGGACGGAATTCAGTTCCGATTCGGCGAAAGGCGCTGGTTTGGGACCTGGATCGACTCCCTATGGTCCTTTAGCGCTAGGATTGAATGGGGATGGAGGTCCAGTGGTAGGATGGAGTGAGCTATTCGATATACCTCATACCTATTTCATCCAATGGGATGGAAAAACTTGGCAAGATATGGGAACCAGTTTGAAAGAGGAAAAACATTTATATATGTACATTCGAGTCAACCGCATTACGAAGGATCCTAAAGACAATAAGGTGGTCATGTCAGCCTCTAATGGGAAAAGTCAATTGCATAAATTCGATGGTCGAAATTGGGTTGTATGGGACAATTCTGGAAGAGGAGAAAATGATGGGAATTGTTTTTTTGCCGATCTGGCGTTTTTGCCCGATCATTCGCCCCTGATATTGTTTAATCATACCTCCTATTATCCTGAATGTATTGAGAAAACGAACATCCGTCTGCGTAAATTTGACGGGCAATATTGGCCGGATTTTAATCCTGGCTCTGCCTTCAAAAGCGGTATCGCCGATTGTACGGGAGCAGCTGATTTGCCTCAGCTGCAAGTAACGCGGGATTGGCGGGTTTACGCCTTGTGGGAGCAGGTTACCGCGGATAGCCGGGCGATCTTTTTGAAAATGTGGAATACTGCCGCCTGGGTGGGTTTGGATGGTTCCGCCGAAGGACTCGGTTTGGCGGAAGAGATGGGATGCCTCTCTCCGCGCGCCCTAGCGTTGGATGGCGAAGGACAGCCGATCGTCGCCTACGTTGATGGGGGACGCATCTATTGCCAGCGATACGACAAAGCGCGTTGGCGGGGATGGGAAAATCCCGCTGCCAAGCGGGATCAACTCAGCGAATCCAATAGCTCCTCGGCAGTGATCGTCAACGTTTCCGGCGATTATCCTGTAGTGATCTGGCATGACGACGATAGCGGCGCGCTCTACGCCAAGCAGTTCGACGGACAGCGTTGGCAACCTGCGGGCAAAGGAGCCGCATCCGGAAACGGCGTCGATCTGGGCGGACAGCAAGACGCCATATTGGACGCGGATGGGAAAGTCATCGTCGTTTACGCCAACGCGCAGGGAAATATTTATCTGCGGCGGTACGCTGAGCCAATCCCTACCGTCCAGCATAAAATTATAATCAATACGCCGACGCCCACGCTGACGCCTATTCCCGGATGGTTCGTACTCGACGGCTATGGAGGAATTCACGGCAGCAACCCCGATATACGTCCGCCCGTATTGCCTTATTTAGCGCCATTCGATATTGTGCGGGACATCGAACCCGATCCACAGGGCCGGGGATGGTATATGCTGGACGGTTACGGCGGCATTCATACGTCGTCGCCCGATCTCCCCATTCCCAATAATCTGCCCTATTTTGGATTCGATATCGCCCGCAATCTGGAGATTCGAAATACGGATGAGGGATACGCCTTTTATCTATTGGATGGCTATGGATGCGTACATACAAGCGTCGAGCGCTTTGATCATAGCGAATTGCCTTGGTTCGGCTACGATATCGCCCGAGATTTGGAACCGGCGCCGGACGGCAATGGCTGGTATATCCTCGATGGTTTTGGTTTTGTTCATCCTACGTCGAAATACCTGGCGCAAATCCCCTTGGGCGCCATTTGGGAACAGACGCCTTTGTTGAGAGGCATGGCGGCGTTTCCTGGCAGCCGTTTCGTTCTCATTGACGCTTACGGCGGTAGGCATACGAATCCCTCACTGCCCGTTTCCGACGCGGCGAACGGCTTGCCGCAGGATTTCTACTTTCCGAATTTCGATATCATTTGGGATATAGAGGCTATTCAGGGAAAATAA
- a CDS encoding isoprenylcysteine carboxylmethyltransferase family protein, whose product MNLIQRIVRQSQKEYSASARLLIMACGSTIFVFGIPAFLFWLSKAGGDRWRFSAPAWASSIGLVVTAAGLFLALWTAWKQFRFARGTPIPIMATKLLLMEKPYSFCRNPMALGTILAYFGVSFLAASYASMLCVSLFTIFLAAYIKLVEEKEMALRFGDEYLQYKRNTPFLVPRFLIFWKKYGVS is encoded by the coding sequence ATGAATCTTATACAGCGTATTGTTCGGCAGAGCCAAAAAGAATATTCCGCTTCAGCGCGGCTGCTCATTATGGCTTGCGGATCGACGATCTTCGTCTTCGGCATCCCTGCCTTTCTTTTTTGGCTTTCGAAAGCGGGAGGAGATCGCTGGCGGTTTAGTGCGCCTGCATGGGCGTCCTCTATTGGACTGGTTGTAACCGCCGCCGGTTTGTTTCTTGCCCTATGGACCGCTTGGAAGCAATTTCGCTTCGCGCGCGGAACTCCTATTCCCATCATGGCCACGAAATTATTATTAATGGAAAAGCCGTATTCCTTTTGCCGCAATCCGATGGCTTTAGGAACGATACTGGCCTATTTTGGCGTATCCTTTCTCGCTGCATCGTACGCCTCCATGCTATGCGTTTCTCTTTTCACTATATTCCTGGCTGCCTATATCAAACTAGTAGAAGAAAAAGAGATGGCGTTGCGATTTGGGGACGAGTATTTGCAGTATAAACGGAACACGCCCTTTCTCGTCCCTCGTTTTTTAATTTTTTGGAAAAAATATGGCGTTTCATAG
- a CDS encoding slipin family protein, whose protein sequence is MSGISKLSNPCKESQSFSPEKFAITLRADFRFSPLNVFLLVAIFFAGLITHLSIHEFSVDAVLLSLGSALVLGILFRISQVWEAVVILSTADCLTTYLLLRPDSETLLTTIFIASLAAPAIQIVYQWERAVLLRFGRFKGIRKPGVFIMTPIIDKVAQFVDQRIRVTDFSAETTLTSDTVPVSVDAIAFWIVWDAEKSVLEVERFEDAVILSAQTALRNAIGRNDLSVLLSERDRLGQEIQKTLDEKTSAWGITTQAVEIRDIIIPKGLEDAMSRQAQAERERQSRIILGTAETEIAEKFARASEHYRDNPVALHLRAMNMVYEGLRQKGSMIIVPSSAVETMGLGALGGLTAFGQEFSQSRKDVPKAASEPNDTTCASPNENA, encoded by the coding sequence ATGAGCGGCATATCGAAGTTATCGAATCCATGCAAAGAGAGCCAGTCATTTTCCCCGGAAAAATTTGCCATTACTTTGCGAGCGGATTTCCGCTTTTCTCCACTAAACGTTTTTTTGTTGGTGGCGATCTTTTTTGCCGGTCTTATTACTCATCTTTCCATTCACGAGTTTTCCGTGGATGCCGTGCTATTGAGCTTGGGATCGGCGCTGGTCTTGGGGATTCTATTCCGGATAAGCCAAGTGTGGGAAGCTGTCGTGATTCTCTCTACAGCGGATTGCCTGACTACTTATTTGCTATTGCGTCCCGATAGCGAGACGCTTTTGACTACGATTTTTATTGCCTCGCTGGCAGCCCCCGCCATCCAAATCGTCTACCAATGGGAGCGAGCGGTTCTATTGCGTTTTGGCCGATTTAAAGGGATTCGCAAACCTGGCGTGTTCATTATGACTCCGATCATCGATAAGGTGGCGCAATTCGTCGATCAACGGATTCGCGTTACGGATTTCAGCGCCGAAACCACGTTGACATCGGATACGGTGCCCGTAAGCGTTGACGCTATCGCTTTCTGGATCGTTTGGGATGCGGAAAAGTCGGTGCTGGAAGTGGAACGTTTCGAGGATGCAGTCATTCTCTCGGCCCAAACCGCTTTGCGAAACGCCATCGGCAGAAACGATTTGTCCGTGCTGCTTTCCGAACGCGATCGTCTGGGCCAGGAAATCCAGAAAACGCTTGACGAGAAAACCAGCGCTTGGGGCATCACCACTCAGGCGGTGGAAATCCGCGATATTATCATCCCCAAAGGACTCGAGGACGCCATGTCGCGCCAAGCCCAGGCGGAACGCGAACGGCAAAGCCGGATCATATTAGGAACGGCGGAGACGGAAATCGCCGAGAAATTCGCGCGCGCCTCCGAACATTACCGCGATAATCCCGTCGCGCTCCACTTGCGCGCTATGAACATGGTTTACGAAGGTCTAAGACAAAAAGGTTCGATGATTATCGTGCCTTCCTCCGCCGTAGAGACGATGGGATTGGGAGCGCTTGGCGGGCTGACGGCTTTCGGCCAAGAGTTTTCTCAAAGCCGGAAAGATGTCCCAAAAGCAGCAAGCGAGCCAAACGATACTACATGCGCGTCTCCTAATGAAAATGCGTAA
- a CDS encoding GntR family transcriptional regulator, translating into MKFFIDGKSGVPIYRQIIEQVKFAIGRGDLQRGDQLPTVRQLAVDLSINLNTVIRAYRELEIEGMLDTQQGSGTFVSDRRPDIDRLERQRMMDQILTDMLARASSYGFTLEDLYEELHQRKEKEK; encoded by the coding sequence ATGAAATTTTTTATCGATGGGAAAAGTGGCGTCCCCATATACCGGCAAATCATCGAACAAGTGAAATTCGCTATTGGCCGCGGCGATTTGCAACGGGGCGATCAGCTCCCGACGGTCCGTCAACTCGCCGTCGATCTTTCGATCAATTTGAATACCGTCATTCGCGCATACCGCGAATTGGAGATCGAAGGAATGCTCGACACGCAGCAAGGTTCAGGGACTTTCGTCAGCGATCGCCGACCCGATATCGACCGGCTTGAGCGCCAGCGAATGATGGACCAGATTTTGACCGATATGTTGGCGCGCGCCTCGTCATATGGATTTACGCTTGAGGATTTATACGAAGAACTGCATCAACGAAAGGAGAAAGAAAAATGA
- a CDS encoding helix-hairpin-helix domain-containing protein → MKMKPTTPPPANRSKPSVLKELRVIPGVGERIAEVLWNLGIRSVAGLRDENPEALYERFCQLLGRKADRCLLYVFRCAVNFASHEDCDPELLKWWNWKDGVAGMTKKSQKAKVTCT, encoded by the coding sequence ATGAAGATGAAACCAACAACACCCCCTCCAGCGAATCGGTCGAAGCCGTCGGTTCTTAAGGAACTGAGAGTTATTCCCGGCGTCGGCGAACGCATCGCCGAAGTTCTATGGAATCTGGGAATACGGTCCGTCGCCGGCCTGAGGGACGAGAATCCGGAAGCGCTTTACGAGAGATTTTGCCAATTGTTGGGCAGGAAAGCGGATCGTTGTTTGTTGTACGTATTCCGTTGCGCCGTAAATTTCGCTTCCCATGAAGATTGCGATCCAGAACTTCTCAAATGGTGGAACTGGAAAGACGGCGTTGCCGGAATGACAAAAAAATCACAAAAAGCGAAAGTTACTTGTACTTGA
- a CDS encoding DHH family phosphoesterase, whose protein sequence is MRQDELAPLWDKLNGVIERTSRFAVASHIRPDGDAVGSSLALVRILKRLGKDVWWVMDEDPGAMFTPFYSPEELKINSKEKIDFSSREAIVIVDAGEWKRLGKLGAELAQTPTEKICIDHHPPYHSFEGLSIVDDRASSTTMLLRRFLRHLNKRLTLDIAEPIYLGLIVDTQNFHLNNTTEEAHAIAAECLRLGVNPEKVHEPVFGTTRFSRLRLMSEAYRTIEVYMDGKVGSMYTTLSMFERANADWWEDDGFCDMVRTIEGVRIGIYLREEPEGKVKVSWRSRDGADIAVSARLFGGGGHARAAGARIKGSIEEVLQLVLDNIKERCRKGEIDWE, encoded by the coding sequence TTGCGTCAAGACGAACTTGCTCCTTTATGGGATAAACTGAACGGCGTCATCGAGAGGACGTCCCGTTTCGCCGTCGCCAGCCATATCCGGCCCGACGGAGACGCGGTAGGTTCTTCTCTCGCCTTAGTCCGCATTCTCAAGCGTCTGGGCAAAGACGTTTGGTGGGTAATGGATGAGGATCCAGGCGCTATGTTTACGCCCTTCTATTCGCCGGAGGAATTGAAAATCAACAGCAAAGAAAAAATCGATTTTTCCAGCCGGGAAGCAATCGTCATCGTGGACGCGGGCGAATGGAAAAGATTAGGCAAGTTGGGCGCCGAATTGGCGCAAACGCCCACGGAAAAAATTTGCATCGATCATCATCCGCCTTATCACAGTTTCGAAGGCCTTTCCATCGTGGACGATCGCGCCTCTTCGACGACAATGCTCCTGCGCCGTTTTCTGCGCCATTTGAACAAACGATTGACGCTGGATATCGCGGAGCCGATCTACCTTGGCCTTATCGTAGACACTCAGAATTTTCATCTCAACAATACCACGGAAGAAGCGCACGCCATCGCCGCCGAATGTCTTCGCTTGGGAGTCAATCCGGAAAAAGTTCACGAGCCGGTGTTCGGCACCACGCGATTTTCCCGCCTGCGGCTGATGTCCGAAGCCTATCGAACCATCGAGGTTTACATGGACGGCAAGGTAGGTTCCATGTACACCACCTTGTCGATGTTCGAACGCGCCAACGCCGACTGGTGGGAAGACGACGGCTTCTGCGACATGGTGCGCACCATCGAGGGGGTTCGCATCGGGATTTATTTGCGCGAGGAGCCGGAGGGAAAAGTCAAAGTCAGTTGGCGTTCCCGCGACGGCGCCGACATCGCCGTCTCCGCCCGCCTATTTGGAGGCGGCGGCCACGCCCGCGCCGCCGGGGCCAGAATCAAAGGCTCCATCGAGGAAGTACTCCAGCTGGTGCTGGATAACATAAAAGAACGCTGCCGGAAAGGAGAGATCGATTGGGAGTAA
- a CDS encoding methyltransferase domain-containing protein: MSHSPFYDWIDHRLAAERQLVEIARITGLGQGRMLEFGCGDGAYLAYFQSRGWECLGVADDPDCAKAAFDEYQVLMITGHPAEAGIPRSSYDLIRIRGLLSYDEHPEKTLQAAFAAAAPTGYLIAEIWNGSGWPVLPASCAVKRTFNRESFSAIIAQSGFEPGGVIAPEMGDPVWAPYKANSGGQPFILKKWIDKIQGFFDRGSLLILFAQKPPAT, from the coding sequence ATGAGTCATTCGCCTTTCTACGATTGGATCGATCATCGATTGGCGGCGGAGCGCCAGCTCGTCGAAATTGCCCGCATCACAGGATTGGGCCAAGGGCGTATGCTCGAATTCGGCTGCGGGGACGGCGCTTATCTGGCCTATTTTCAAAGCCGCGGTTGGGAATGTTTGGGCGTTGCGGACGATCCCGATTGCGCCAAGGCAGCGTTCGACGAATATCAAGTCCTCATGATAACCGGCCATCCAGCGGAGGCAGGCATCCCGCGCTCGTCTTACGACTTGATTCGCATTCGCGGCCTTTTGTCTTATGACGAGCATCCTGAAAAAACCTTGCAGGCCGCCTTCGCCGCCGCCGCGCCGACGGGATACTTGATCGCGGAAATATGGAATGGAAGCGGATGGCCCGTCCTTCCCGCCTCCTGCGCCGTTAAGCGCACGTTCAACCGAGAATCCTTCTCCGCTATAATAGCCCAGTCGGGTTTCGAACCGGGCGGCGTCATCGCGCCGGAAATGGGCGATCCCGTTTGGGCGCCCTATAAAGCGAATAGCGGCGGCCAGCCGTTTATTCTTAAGAAATGGATAGACAAAATACAAGGCTTTTTCGATCGCGGTTCTTTGCTTATCCTATTCGCTCAAAAGCCGCCTGCAACTTAA
- a CDS encoding glycosyltransferase family 2 protein, which yields MNGPHPENRIPQNENPFVSIVILNYNGKQFIKRCLETVLSDPYEPKEILLVDNASTDDSLDIARQMQDCITIVENPKNYGFPKGCNLGVKVARGEIIVLLNVDTAVRRDWLIELIRPFKESGGVGVTGSKLLFLDGKNIQFAGGGMRPNGLTYHEGYALPDTGEYDFPREVEYITGASLAIRRDLLERAGGLDEGFPLYYEDLDICRRIHDMGYRILYQPSSVVLHYETFGTKKQSQKYYYKYHRGRLRFIFKHFGLRYFLFVFLPAEYQWIKRCGFLKQFIPLLRAYSTQAIKAPYFWTIGFIRRRFWLPRKTTK from the coding sequence ATGAATGGACCCCATCCCGAAAATCGAATCCCTCAAAACGAAAATCCTTTCGTTTCCATCGTGATTTTGAACTATAACGGAAAACAATTCATCAAACGCTGTCTGGAAACCGTTTTATCCGATCCTTACGAACCCAAGGAAATTCTCCTGGTGGATAACGCCTCGACGGACGATTCTCTGGATATCGCCCGTCAGATGCAGGATTGCATCACCATCGTCGAAAATCCCAAAAACTACGGCTTCCCCAAAGGATGCAACCTGGGCGTGAAAGTAGCGCGAGGCGAGATCATCGTTCTGCTCAACGTCGATACGGCCGTACGCCGCGATTGGTTGATTGAGTTGATCCGCCCCTTCAAGGAAAGCGGCGGCGTGGGCGTTACTGGTTCGAAGCTGCTTTTTCTGGATGGGAAAAACATCCAGTTCGCTGGCGGCGGAATGCGTCCCAACGGCTTAACGTATCACGAAGGCTACGCATTGCCTGATACGGGGGAATACGATTTTCCCCGCGAAGTGGAATACATCACCGGCGCCTCGTTGGCCATCCGGCGCGATCTTCTGGAACGGGCGGGAGGATTGGACGAAGGCTTCCCGCTTTACTACGAGGATTTGGATATCTGCCGCCGCATTCACGATATGGGCTATCGGATTCTCTATCAACCCAGTTCCGTCGTCCTGCACTACGAAACTTTCGGCACTAAGAAGCAAAGCCAAAAATATTATTACAAATACCACCGGGGACGCCTTCGCTTCATCTTCAAACATTTCGGCCTGCGCTATTTTCTCTTCGTTTTTCTCCCCGCCGAATATCAATGGATCAAGCGCTGCGGCTTTTTGAAACAATTCATCCCCTTGTTGCGGGCTTATTCTACGCAGGCGATAAAAGCGCCTTATTTCTGGACCATTGGGTTCATCCGCCGCCGCTTTTGGCTGCCCCGAAAAACGACGAAATAA
- a CDS encoding PIN domain-containing protein yields MKPRYVDRPENDTPFLRVVRLMFIIIVTFMVHQWALHHPYIRDFDRYIYVCCGAMAAIIIVIIESQIRHAYPQELLIGLFGLVCGLSTSVLIQYVIPENQPHYNTDMTRFSLHLFLGYFGITIGLRNAHRLNFKSLLAHTEDRLYGAKILDTSVLIDGRITEISEAGFLEGLIVIPSFVVNELQTLSDSEDYFKRSKGRRGLDISKRLQNSVGCEVEILEEDFPNLAGVDKKLLALSKKYEGTLITMDFNLSKVAQIEGIQVMNINQLAQSLKTAVLPGEEIQIHIIREGKEANQGVGYLDDGTMVVVENGRKYMGKTVDVSAASVLQTSAGRMIFAKPIEDMPQSKTA; encoded by the coding sequence ATGAAACCGCGATACGTCGACCGTCCTGAAAACGATACTCCCTTCTTGCGGGTTGTCCGCTTGATGTTCATCATCATTGTAACCTTCATGGTTCATCAATGGGCGCTGCATCATCCCTACATCCGCGATTTCGACCGTTATATTTACGTTTGCTGCGGCGCCATGGCCGCCATTATCATCGTCATCATCGAAAGCCAGATCCGTCACGCCTACCCCCAGGAATTGTTGATCGGCCTCTTCGGCCTGGTATGCGGCCTTTCCACCTCCGTTTTGATTCAATACGTCATTCCGGAAAATCAACCTCATTACAATACGGATATGACGCGCTTTTCTCTGCATCTTTTTCTAGGCTATTTCGGCATTACCATCGGATTGCGCAACGCTCACCGTCTTAATTTCAAATCTCTCCTCGCCCATACCGAAGACCGGTTGTACGGCGCCAAAATTCTCGATACCAGCGTCCTTATCGACGGACGCATTACCGAAATTTCCGAAGCGGGATTTTTGGAAGGATTGATCGTCATCCCCTCCTTCGTCGTCAACGAACTCCAGACGCTTTCCGATTCCGAGGATTATTTCAAGCGATCCAAGGGACGGAGGGGGCTGGACATCTCCAAACGTCTGCAAAATTCCGTCGGCTGCGAAGTGGAGATATTGGAAGAGGATTTTCCCAATCTGGCCGGCGTGGATAAAAAATTGCTCGCCCTTTCCAAAAAGTACGAGGGAACGCTGATCACCATGGATTTCAACCTCAGCAAGGTGGCGCAGATTGAGGGAATCCAGGTCATGAATATCAACCAGCTCGCCCAATCTCTGAAAACCGCAGTCCTCCCCGGCGAAGAAATTCAAATTCATATCATCCGCGAAGGCAAAGAAGCCAATCAGGGCGTCGGCTATCTTGACGATGGAACCATGGTTGTTGTGGAAAATGGAAGAAAATATATGGGAAAAACCGTGGACGTCAGCGCCGCGTCCGTTCTGCAAACCTCAGCGGGGCGGATGATTTTCGCCAAACCGATCGAGGATATGCCGCAAAGCAAAACCGCCTAG